Within Triticum dicoccoides isolate Atlit2015 ecotype Zavitan chromosome 1B, WEW_v2.0, whole genome shotgun sequence, the genomic segment TGAATCACAACTGACTAGATCCATTAGCGATCTTATATTGCAGGGATTTGCTCGGCATCGGTGATTCGCGATTTGAGGACTCGGGCAGGGATGCAGGAGACTGCACGACAGCGGCAGGTGCAGGCAGCCATGCCCCACGGCACTCACTGACTTGTACAGTTGCACGGTAGCGCTGTCCGACGCTGAGCGGAACGGAattagccagctcaagccctttcgTGCTTTTTCACATAATATGAAGCCTTACTAATGTAGGCTACTTCATTGTTGAATATATTTTTTAATAAGTATTAGAGCACTTTTTCCATCAGTTCATCTTATATTGTTTATGTTAATTTGGTTATTTCCATCTTTTGTGTACATGTGCAGTATTTTTCATCTTCTGCTTTGCAGTCAAATTGTTTGGGTTAGATAGTCAAGCTATCATGCATCCAAGATTTGTGAAGTAGTTGCTTCAAAATGAGGTTAGTTTATTAGTTTAGCACAAACTTTACTCTTTTAGCATTACTATTTGATATATTTATAATTATTGTAGTAAATAACATATATTTGAACTTATATAATTAAGTGAGACTAAATCTACTTTAGTTCTTCAGTTATATGATTTTTCTCAAAAATTTAGGGCTCTGTTTTACTTTTTGCTCCAAGCCCCCAAATATCTGGAGACAGCCCTGCTCTTCTCCAAACACCACTCGAGAACCCAGCTCCCAAACAGTCCTGAGAGTCTAGGGTGTAAATTGAACGGTAATGAAGTTGATAGACCAAAAGTAGACCTTtaccaatcatgcatataaaaatgccATATCTAGTAAGTGCATAGCTACTTTATACACATCTGAAGAAAGAAAGGTGATTGACGTACCACACAAAGGAGCTGTCTTTTACCAGGGTTTTCAGTTCCTTGGTTGCCAAATTTGGCTTCTAAGACCGCAATCAGTGCAATGTTATCCTTCAAACAGAATGTGTGATAATAAAAAGTCTGTACAGAATCCAATAGCATATAATCTCTTCTAAAATTAATCTTACTTTAATCAATCGATTTAAAGCCACCCTCTTTTGTGCAGGTGGAATAATCGCATCTGTTAAAGACTGTGCAGCCTTATTGAACTCGACCTACACACAAGCAAGTACAAGAAGTATCAGATAGCTGCAAATCAGCAGGTAGCTGCAACGTACAGTGGAGGTACCTCATATTTCTTTACGTGTGAAAATCTGTCTCTACGGAAGAAAGTAGCACAGCCGTCAATGGCATGAGGAACTCCAGCATACACCTGTGACAACAATGAAGTAGAATCAAATAAGACAACGAAAGGTATCTAACCAATTTGTGACGATAAATTGCAACTCAAAGGTACCTCTGTTGTCCTTTTCTTGTAAAGCGCCTGATATCCATGTTTATCAAACTCAGGTGCAAAAAAATCCTCGAAGTGGTTCAATTGTACCTGAAATCAGTAGCATTTTGCTTAATTGTCACCTTTTATAATCTTAGGGCACTTCTCATTTTTAGCATTTTTAATATGCAAATTAGTTCAAATAAAGAAATCAATCAtgcaaagaagagaaaataatcatAAGCACcttcaagaaagaagaaaatgtTCATAATGATCATGCCGAGATATTTTTGAAAGCTTAAACAACAGGCAAACTATAATAAATTCAAATCCAACGTCCCTATAAACAATGAAAACAAGTCACGACCCAAATGAAAAATGAAACAGGCTAACAAGAGTATATAAGAGACATTGTAGGTTGTCGAACAGAGTCGTCACGTGTAAGTGCACCGGGATGCAATATTTTTATTATGCAAACAATTGAGACTTTCTCAGTTCATTAAATCAAATATATGATGCAACTAAAGAAGAAACATAGGTCACACAAAAATTAAATTGACAACAAAGGTTATCACATCATACCTCCTGAAGacatatgatgtcagcatgataacCAATAATTTCACGCATCAAATTTTGTCTCCGataagtccatgaaagagcccatgtTGGGCAGTAGCTATATGCATCGCTTGTAGCATATGCATCTGCAAGAATATTATAAGACAGCACTGTGAATGTTCCGAAAGAAGAACTCTGGCTGTCCATATCCAAGTGACCCAAAACATCTCCATTCACTTGGATAAGGCGGCGTGGAGTAGGGGTTGGTGCTGGAATCACACGTGACGTCATAATTGAAGTTGGAGGTCCTCCTGGTACTTTCTTTTCTGTATCCACCGCTGCACATTCAAATCTCAGAACATGGCCAATATCATCTGCAGTCGGTGTATATGTCTGTGAGCGTCCCACTTCGAACCAAGTTTCACCCGAGCTTTTGTCAGAGCCCGAGGGATACAAAGGAACAGGTCCATTATTAACACCAGGGCTCTGTCCAAGATTTGACATTGAGCCAGACCCAGAACTGAGAATCCCTGAACTACCACTGCCAAATCTACCAAATAGCTCCTCCTCTTCAGCTCCATTTTCATTTAAAGCACTACTAGCTCGCTCATGCAAAACCTTGTGGTGCTGCCACGCATCAGAGAAGCACTTAGCAGAACAATGGTAGCTCTTAGCAGCAGGTATTTTTGACTTGAGACAACCTAGACACTGGATTgtcgcttgctccattggatgtacACTGCAGATAGCAACTTTCCGATCGCTTTGTATGCGGTACCTTCAAGAGAAGAGTCAAATCAGTATAACTATGTGTTGTAAGATACACAAAAGCTGTAAGATACCATGAAGAGAGAACAAGACTGGAAAAGTAAAGACACGAAAGAACACCTAAAGAGCTCATTTAAGTTGTATCAGCTCGTGGTAACTTGCTAACAGCACCTTGGATGTCAGTTTGTTAGGGCACTTTGGGAAAATACATTTTCTTCTCTATTCCTATAAAAGactcggtgatgatggtgtgtctgccatccgtcatttctgaccattagatctgcatcttacGGTTCTGATGTAAGTTGTGGCCTTTTTGCAACAAtatcccacttctctgctccaatttctctactactcctataaaagactcagttggtgatgatggtatgtctgccatccgtcatttctgaccactagatctgcatctaacgactgtgaTGTAAGTTGTGCCTTTTTGCAACAAtatcccacttctctgctccaatttacagaaaaccccttagtatcttgaaaccaaccacattcctcccttacctcatcaaaacagcccaagaaatatattttgagtgaaacataatatatttttagtgaaatatgtatatcaaaactagactgttttctttcaaatttgtgaatatgtattattctattttggatccgttgcaacgcatgggcacattGCTAGTTTTTTATAAATAATGAGGCAAGATGAAGAAAATTGGCAATACATCAGGGGGAAATTTCAAGTTTTCTTGTGCATGTGTTTTTTCTATAAAGGGCACgtttattaactcaaaatgtagCATAAAGCGGATACAAAGCATGATGAGCAACTTCTCAAAAAAGATCATAAATGTACACTGTTGTAACATGGACAACAGCAAAAAAAGATCATTCAACAATATGATCAAATAAACCCTGCGTAAAAAACAAAACAGATAAATTGATTTCTTTTATAATACAACTATAACCACTTGTAATTTGCGCACAGGACAGATTTTTTATCATATTTTTGCACGATTTTTTGATGATGCACAATTGTATATATTACATGTGGTTCTGTCAAACTAGCCACTGAAAAGCAAACAAAATGAAAGCATACAAAAAAAGATTTGGTGGGCAATACTAatattttactccctccgtcccaaattacttgtcgcaaaaatggatgc encodes:
- the LOC119331266 gene encoding carbon catabolite repressor protein 4 homolog 1-like, with amino-acid sequence MLSVVRVHLPSEIPIVGCEITPYVLLRLPNGAISTEDVPETAAVDGHFMRYRWYRIQSDRKVAICSVHPMEQATIQCLGCLKSKIPAAKSYHCSAKCFSDAWQHHKVLHERASSALNENGAEEEELFGRFGSGSSGILSSGSGSMSNLGQSPGVNNGPVPLYPSGSDKSSGETWFEVGRSQTYTPTADDIGHVLRFECAAVDTEKKVPGGPPTSIMTSRVIPAPTPTPRRLIQVNGDVLGHLDMDSQSSSFGTFTVLSYNILADAYATSDAYSYCPTWALSWTYRRQNLMREIIGYHADIICLQEVQLNHFEDFFAPEFDKHGYQALYKKRTTEVYAGVPHAIDGCATFFRRDRFSHVKKYEVEFNKAAQSLTDAIIPPAQKRVALNRLIKDNIALIAVLEAKFGNQGTENPGKRQLLCVANTHVNVHQDLKDVKLWEVQTLLKGLEKIANSADIPMLVCGDFNSIPGSTPHGLLAIGKVDQLHPDLAIDPLGILRPVSKLTHQLPLVSAYSSFARMVGVGYDLEHQRRRMDSATNEPLFTNCTRDFTGTVDYIFYTADSLSVESLLELLDEENLRKDTALPSPEWSSDHIALLAEFRCKPRIRR